Below is a window of Methanocaldococcus jannaschii DSM 2661 DNA.
TCAATCCATACTTAGTTGGAGGAGATAGCAATTTAACCGCTGGAGTATTAGGAACTGAAATAGCGAGGATGATTAATCCAGATGTTGAGGATGAGATAAAGCATATTCCAGGAATAGCAGTTGTTGGAGACCATGCTAAAGGAGAGGAAGCGGAACAGTATGTAAAAATAGCCCTTGACAGATTGAATGAATTGAGTAAAAAATACGGTAAAGGAAGAACTTACGATAGAGAGTATTTGGAGAAAATAGCCCTATGTATGGATTTTGAGGCGTTCTACTTAAGATTCATGGATGGTAAGGGAATTGTTGATGATATATTAGCAACAAACATAAAAGAGTTTGGAAGACATGAAGAACTTATAGACATATTGTATGAGCAGGCAATGAAGATGGTTGAAAGACAGATGAAGGCAGTAATTCCAGCTTTAAAAACAGAATTCTTAGAGAATGGAATTATATTAAATACATTAGATGTTGAGAAATATGCCCACAAATTTACCTTCCCAGCTCCAGGAAAAACAACTGGATTTGCTCATGACTATATAGTTCAAAAATATGGTGAGGATAAGCCAATCATAACTCTCTCCTATGGCCCTGACTTTGGAGTTGTTAGAGCTACAGATGCAGTTCATGAAAAATACAATTTCAACTTAAACTTAATAGTTGAGCAATTAATGGAGGAGATTCCTGAGGCATCTTTGGATGGAGGAGGTCATGAGTGTGCAGGTAGCTTGAAGTTTGTTGAGGGGTTAAGAGATAAAGTAATTGGTAGATTTATTGAAATCATCAAAAATATGAAGCCAAAAGAGCAATAAAAAATAATAAATAATTTTTTTAGATTTTTTTGCTCATCTCATATAAGAAGATAGCTAAATTACCTAAAGCTCCAATCTCATTTTCTACTATATATCTCCCTAAACCTTTCTCTAACTCTAATTTTGTGAAACCGGTTGAAGCTCCACAGAAAACAACCAAATCATTTTCTCCAACTTCATTAAAATCTACCTTCTCATCACAGATACTTTTATTTCCAATTAAAAACACTTTCTCAGGTCTTAAAACTTCTATAGCATCATCTAACTCTTCAAAGAATAAAACATTCTTTCCTAATTTGTATGCCATTTTATGTAGTGTTGGAATTCCACTCTGAGCAGCTGATGCAGTTGCCTT
It encodes the following:
- a CDS encoding RecB-family nuclease; translation: MFICLHNTYSAKQVEEFGRIAYGFDINTIVVTKATASAAQSGIPTLHKMAYKLGKNVLFFEELDDAIEVLRPEKVFLIGNKSICDEKVDFNEVGENDLVVFCGASTGFTKLELEKGLGRYIVENEIGALGNLAIFLYEMSKKI